The Saccharomonospora cyanea NA-134 genome includes a region encoding these proteins:
- a CDS encoding segregation and condensation protein A, with protein MTEEPSANPPADEQHDTERPSRGFQVRLDNFEGPFDLLLQLISQHQLDVTEVALHQVTDDFIAYTRTLGQKWNLDEITEFLVVAATLLDLKAARLLPSADVESEEDLALLEARDLLFARVLQYRAYKQVAALFSELEAGALRRYPRSVALEERYAGLLPEVMLGVTPEKFAEVAVGVFRPKPPPTVSLDHLHVARVSVREHAAVLRVRLANEGQATFSELVADCERTIEVVARFLALLELYRESVVQFDQDEALAELRVRWTGGSAEEAADDAERDRAAGQEDEEYG; from the coding sequence ATGACGGAGGAACCGTCCGCGAACCCACCCGCCGACGAGCAGCACGACACCGAGCGCCCCTCCCGCGGTTTCCAGGTGAGGCTGGACAACTTCGAGGGCCCGTTCGACCTGCTGCTGCAACTCATCTCCCAGCACCAGCTCGACGTCACCGAGGTCGCCCTCCACCAGGTCACCGACGACTTCATCGCCTACACCCGCACGCTGGGACAGAAGTGGAACCTCGACGAGATCACGGAGTTCCTCGTCGTGGCCGCCACCCTGCTCGACCTGAAAGCCGCCCGGTTGCTTCCGTCGGCGGACGTGGAGAGCGAGGAGGATCTCGCGTTGCTGGAGGCGCGGGACCTGCTGTTCGCCAGGGTGCTCCAGTACCGCGCGTACAAGCAGGTGGCGGCTCTGTTCTCGGAGCTGGAGGCTGGGGCGCTGCGCCGCTACCCGCGTTCGGTGGCGTTGGAGGAGCGCTACGCGGGCCTGCTGCCCGAGGTGATGCTCGGTGTGACGCCGGAGAAGTTCGCCGAGGTGGCGGTGGGTGTGTTCCGGCCGAAGCCGCCGCCTACCGTGTCACTGGACCACCTGCACGTGGCGCGGGTGTCGGTGCGGGAGCACGCCGCCGTGCTGCGGGTCCGGTTGGCGAACGAGGGGCAGGCGACGTTCTCCGAGCTCGTAGCCGACTGCGAGCGCACCATCGAGGTGGTGGCGCGGTTCCTGGCGTTGCTGGAGCTCTACCGCGAGTCGGTGGTGCAGTTCGACCAGGACGAGGCGTTGGCCGAGCTGCGAGTGCGGTGGACGGGCGGGTCGGCCGAAGAGGCCGCCGACGACGCCGAGCGTGACCGTGCGGCGGGCCAGGAGGATGAGGAGTACGGGTGA
- the scpB gene encoding SMC-Scp complex subunit ScpB: MSEVDDHDSDGRVPAPGELDVDSDLADGLAESGEPRESTAVAPERELPDLTSDTALSSALEALLLVVDAPVNEESLAAALEQPVDRVTELLRTMAEDLTDRGSGMDLRRVAEGWRFYTRDTYAPFVEKLLMGGQRSKLTRAALETLAVIAYRQPVTRSRIAAVRGVNVDGVVRSLLARGLIEENGTDPETGGTLYVTTELFLERLGLSSLSDLPPIAPLLPEVDSIDDS; this comes from the coding sequence GTGAGTGAAGTCGACGATCACGACTCCGACGGGCGCGTTCCCGCGCCGGGGGAACTCGACGTGGACAGTGATCTCGCGGACGGGCTCGCCGAGTCCGGTGAGCCCAGGGAGTCCACCGCCGTCGCGCCGGAGCGTGAGCTACCGGATCTGACGAGCGACACCGCCTTGTCGTCGGCGCTGGAGGCGCTGCTGCTGGTGGTGGACGCTCCGGTGAACGAGGAGTCACTCGCGGCCGCGCTCGAGCAGCCGGTGGACCGCGTCACCGAACTGCTGCGCACGATGGCGGAGGATCTGACCGACCGGGGCAGTGGCATGGACCTGCGGCGGGTCGCGGAGGGTTGGCGCTTCTACACGCGCGACACCTACGCGCCCTTCGTGGAGAAGCTCCTGATGGGCGGGCAGCGGTCGAAGCTGACCAGGGCGGCGCTGGAAACGCTGGCCGTCATAGCCTATCGGCAACCGGTCACCCGGTCCCGGATCGCCGCCGTGCGCGGTGTCAACGTCGACGGCGTCGTGCGGAGCCTGCTCGCTCGCGGTCTCATCGAGGAGAACGGCACCGACCCGGAAACCGGTGGCACGCTGTACGTGACGACGGAACTGTTCCTGGAACGGTTGGGGCTGTCGTCGCTTTCCGACCTGCCCCCGATCGCTCCGTTGCTACCCGAGGTGGATTCGATTGACGACAGCTGA
- a CDS encoding ParA family protein, with translation MSTFPQPARHLSDRPNQAPGPDSPAAEERDRTAVRIAKGSRDARTTATRNGKTADGTDDGPKLGPTGRPLRHIPDPPPVDRHGPAQIVAMCNQKGGVGKTTSTINLGAALAEYGRKVLLVDFDPQGALSVGLGIQPHELDKTVYNVIMERAVEVDDVIRETRVENVDLLPSNIDLSAAEVQLVAEVGREHTLLRVLRPVLDRYDYILVDCQPSLGLLTVNALTAADGVIIPLECEFFSLRGVALLIDTIEKVRERLNPKLDITGILATMFDPRTLHSKEVIARVVEAFGDTVFDTVINRTVRFPETTVAGEPITRWAPRSAGAMSYRALAREVIAR, from the coding sequence ATGTCGACTTTTCCGCAGCCGGCGCGGCACCTGTCGGACCGCCCGAACCAGGCACCCGGCCCCGACTCGCCCGCCGCAGAGGAGCGCGACCGGACCGCCGTGCGTATCGCGAAGGGAAGCAGGGACGCGAGGACCACGGCCACCAGGAACGGGAAGACAGCCGACGGCACCGACGACGGGCCCAAGCTCGGGCCGACGGGGCGACCACTGCGCCACATTCCCGACCCCCCGCCGGTCGACCGCCACGGGCCCGCCCAGATCGTCGCGATGTGCAACCAGAAGGGCGGCGTCGGCAAGACCACGTCGACCATCAACCTCGGCGCGGCGCTGGCGGAGTACGGGCGCAAGGTGCTGCTGGTGGACTTCGACCCGCAGGGCGCGCTGTCCGTGGGCCTCGGTATCCAGCCGCACGAACTGGACAAGACCGTCTACAACGTCATCATGGAGCGGGCGGTCGAGGTGGACGACGTGATCCGCGAGACCCGCGTCGAGAACGTCGACCTGCTGCCGAGCAACATCGACCTCTCCGCGGCCGAGGTGCAGCTCGTGGCGGAGGTCGGGCGTGAGCACACGTTGCTTCGGGTGCTGCGCCCCGTGCTCGACCGCTACGACTACATCCTGGTCGACTGCCAGCCGTCGCTGGGACTGCTGACGGTGAACGCGCTCACGGCCGCTGACGGGGTCATCATCCCGCTGGAGTGCGAGTTCTTCAGCCTGCGCGGTGTGGCATTGTTGATCGACACGATCGAGAAGGTGCGCGAGCGGCTGAACCCCAAACTCGACATCACCGGCATTCTCGCCACCATGTTCGATCCGAGGACCCTGCACTCGAAGGAGGTCATCGCGCGCGTGGTGGAGGCGTTCGGTGACACCGTGTTCGACACGGTGATCAACCGCACTGTGCGGTTCCCCGAGACGACCGTGGCCGGTGAGCCGATCACCAGGTGGGCGCCCCGGTCGGCCGGTGCGATGTCCTACCGCGCGCTGGCCCGCGAGGTGATCGCTCGGTGA
- a CDS encoding NUDIX domain-containing protein: MSDPGSHEFTVASSRDIHIGRVVGLRVDEVVMPGGATASREVVEHLGAVAVCAVDDDGAVTLVHQYRHPLGDRLWELPAGLLDQDGEDPVEAARRELVEEAGLEARRWDTLVDIAASPGFTDEVVRVFLARELTRVDRQAHGEEEADLVVHSVPLDRAVAMVLSGEIVNGATVGGLLAAHAVLTGGEAPRPADAPWRHRPTRFASRTR, translated from the coding sequence GTGAGCGATCCGGGAAGCCACGAGTTCACCGTCGCGTCCTCACGCGACATCCACATCGGACGCGTCGTGGGGCTGCGGGTCGACGAGGTGGTGATGCCGGGGGGCGCCACGGCCTCGCGAGAGGTTGTGGAGCACCTCGGCGCCGTCGCGGTGTGTGCCGTGGACGACGACGGTGCCGTGACACTCGTCCACCAGTACCGGCACCCGCTCGGCGACCGGTTGTGGGAGCTGCCCGCGGGCCTGCTCGACCAGGACGGGGAGGACCCGGTGGAGGCCGCCCGCCGCGAGCTCGTCGAGGAGGCCGGTCTCGAGGCGCGGCGCTGGGACACGCTCGTGGACATCGCCGCCTCGCCCGGCTTCACGGACGAGGTCGTGCGCGTGTTCCTGGCGCGTGAGCTGACCCGAGTCGATCGCCAGGCGCACGGTGAGGAGGAGGCCGACCTGGTCGTCCACTCCGTTCCGCTGGACCGGGCGGTGGCCATGGTGCTGTCGGGGGAGATCGTCAACGGTGCCACCGTGGGAGGTCTGCTCGCGGCACACGCCGTGCTCACCGGCGGCGAGGCGCCCCGTCCCGCCGACGCGCCATGGCGGCACCGGCCGACCCGGTTCGCCTCCCGCACCCGCTGA
- a CDS encoding pseudouridine synthase, whose amino-acid sequence MTTADPGVRLQKVLAKAGIASRRAAEDLIVAGRVSVDGTVVRELGRRVDPETAVIHVDGVRVQVRDDLVYLALNKPRGVHTTMSDEQGRPCVGDYVADRRERLFHVGRLDADTEGLLLLTNDGDLAHKLMHPSFHVPKTYLAEVDGTVARGLGKRLRAGVRLEDGPVKVDEFRIKDARPGRTLVEIVLHEGRKHIVRRLLAEVGHPVRKLVRTAVGEVYLGSTKSGRLRALTQQEVGSLYRAVGE is encoded by the coding sequence TTGACGACAGCTGACCCAGGCGTGCGTCTCCAGAAGGTGCTCGCCAAGGCCGGGATCGCCTCCCGGCGCGCCGCCGAGGACCTCATCGTGGCCGGCCGCGTCAGCGTGGACGGGACCGTGGTGCGTGAACTGGGCCGCAGGGTCGACCCGGAGACCGCCGTCATCCACGTCGACGGTGTCCGGGTGCAGGTGAGGGACGACCTCGTGTACCTCGCACTGAACAAACCGCGCGGCGTGCACACCACGATGAGCGACGAACAGGGCAGGCCGTGCGTGGGCGACTACGTGGCGGACCGCAGGGAGCGACTCTTCCACGTGGGCAGGCTCGACGCCGACACGGAGGGGCTGCTGCTGCTCACCAACGACGGCGACCTCGCGCACAAACTCATGCACCCGTCGTTCCACGTTCCCAAGACCTACCTCGCCGAGGTCGACGGCACGGTGGCGCGCGGGCTGGGCAAGCGGTTGCGGGCCGGAGTGCGGTTGGAGGACGGCCCGGTGAAGGTCGACGAGTTCCGCATCAAGGACGCGAGGCCGGGCCGCACACTGGTCGAGATCGTGCTGCACGAGGGTCGCAAGCACATCGTGCGCAGGTTGCTGGCCGAGGTGGGACACCCGGTGCGCAAACTCGTGCGTACCGCCGTCGGCGAGGTGTACCTCGGCAGCACGAAGTCCGGCAGACTGCGGGCGCTGACCCAGCAGGAGGTCGGCTCGCTCTACCGCGCCGTGGGCGAGTGA
- a CDS encoding DUF1707 domain-containing protein: MNGGLDSDDLRIGTAEREAASRVLADHFAEGRLTAAEYEERVDRVLASRTRGDIRPLFTDLPAPHPAFLAPASGAVVPTPDTAGEVQPAEVSDRSAVAAGILQIALPFGSGRFYTGDTRLAVIQLVCVVLTFGMAGLWPIIDGIILLTQGGTDGKGRPLR, translated from the coding sequence ATGAACGGAGGTCTCGACTCGGACGACCTGCGCATCGGCACGGCGGAGCGGGAAGCGGCGAGTCGGGTCCTCGCGGACCACTTCGCCGAGGGACGCCTCACGGCCGCCGAGTACGAGGAGCGGGTCGACCGCGTTCTCGCGTCCCGCACGCGGGGCGACATCCGGCCGTTGTTCACCGACCTGCCCGCCCCGCACCCGGCCTTCCTCGCACCCGCGTCGGGCGCCGTGGTGCCCACTCCGGACACCGCCGGCGAGGTGCAGCCCGCGGAGGTGTCCGACCGCTCGGCCGTCGCGGCGGGAATCCTCCAGATCGCGTTGCCCTTCGGCTCCGGGCGGTTCTACACGGGTGACACCCGCCTGGCCGTGATCCAGCTCGTCTGCGTCGTGCTCACCTTCGGTATGGCGGGGCTGTGGCCGATCATCGACGGCATCATCCTGCTCACCCAGGGAGGCACCGACGGCAAGGGCCGCCCACTGCGGTGA
- the xerD gene encoding site-specific tyrosine recombinase XerD: MAQVDTRHPPREVVAAYLNHLTVERGTARNTVDGYARDLRRYLDHLAVSGVTDLRQVGHDHVVAFGAALRRGDGDRPPLAPSSAARALSAVRGLHRFAHAEGWTDEDPARDVRPPSPTRRLPKALPLGDVLRLLDTPAGEDARALRDRALLELLYSTGARISEATGLDVDDIDRDERTVVLDGKGGRQRLVPVGRPALEALDTYLVRARPALAAKGRGTGAVFLNARGGRLSRQGAWQVLKSAAERAGISAAVSPHTLRHSFATHLLEGGADVRVVQELLGHASVTTTQVYTLVTVNTLREVYATTHPRALG; encoded by the coding sequence GTGGCACAGGTCGACACCCGGCACCCCCCTCGCGAGGTCGTGGCCGCCTACCTGAACCACCTGACCGTCGAGCGGGGCACCGCTCGCAACACGGTCGACGGGTACGCCCGCGATCTGCGGCGCTACCTCGACCATCTGGCCGTTTCGGGAGTGACCGACCTGCGGCAGGTGGGACACGACCACGTCGTCGCGTTCGGAGCGGCCCTGCGGCGCGGCGACGGCGACCGGCCGCCGCTGGCGCCGTCGTCGGCGGCCCGGGCTCTCTCGGCGGTGCGGGGACTGCACCGTTTCGCCCACGCCGAGGGCTGGACCGACGAGGACCCCGCGCGTGACGTGCGGCCGCCGTCACCGACCCGCAGGTTGCCCAAGGCATTGCCTCTCGGGGACGTGCTCAGACTGCTCGACACACCGGCCGGAGAGGATGCGAGGGCGCTGCGCGACCGCGCGCTGCTGGAACTGCTGTACTCGACGGGGGCGCGGATCTCCGAGGCCACCGGCCTCGACGTCGACGACATCGACCGGGACGAGCGCACCGTCGTGCTCGACGGCAAGGGCGGGCGGCAGCGCCTCGTGCCGGTCGGCCGCCCTGCGTTGGAGGCGCTCGACACCTACCTGGTACGCGCACGCCCCGCGCTGGCCGCGAAAGGGCGGGGAACGGGCGCGGTGTTCCTCAACGCGCGTGGCGGCAGGCTGTCGCGGCAGGGCGCGTGGCAGGTGCTGAAGTCGGCCGCCGAACGGGCGGGTATCTCGGCGGCGGTGTCGCCTCACACGCTGCGGCACTCGTTCGCCACCCACCTGCTCGAGGGGGGCGCGGACGTCCGCGTGGTGCAGGAACTGCTCGGGCACGCTTCCGTGACCACCACACAGGTCTACACGCTCGTCACGGTCAACACCCTGCGTGAGGTGTACGCCACCACTCACCCCCGGGCGTTGGGCTGA
- a CDS encoding OBAP family protein has translation MNVTIPSRPSPRQPAGEPKSGWLAVLEQGANMLQQASPMSGFDVYVVGLHCAKDHPEMQMEAHHYCRVVNEDFLQCVLFDGNTADANLIGVEYIVSERLFATMPREERAYWHPHNYEVLSGQLAAPGLPAVAEKALMKQLMNSYGKTWHTWHTGRHDGQPGDELPKGEAMLMWSFNRDGEADESLKLHRDEAMRLDTAGKRDHRHDLVELARPQEGVDAMRDQFSDTRPVPGVVEA, from the coding sequence ATGAACGTGACCATTCCATCCCGGCCGTCACCACGGCAGCCCGCGGGCGAGCCCAAGAGCGGTTGGCTCGCGGTGCTGGAGCAGGGCGCCAACATGTTGCAGCAGGCCAGCCCGATGTCGGGTTTCGACGTCTACGTCGTCGGCCTGCACTGCGCGAAGGACCATCCCGAGATGCAGATGGAGGCCCACCACTACTGCCGCGTGGTGAACGAGGACTTCCTCCAGTGCGTGTTGTTCGACGGCAACACGGCCGACGCCAACCTGATCGGTGTCGAGTACATCGTCTCCGAGCGGTTGTTCGCCACGATGCCGCGGGAGGAGCGCGCGTACTGGCACCCGCACAACTACGAGGTCCTCTCCGGTCAGCTCGCCGCTCCCGGACTGCCCGCCGTGGCCGAGAAGGCGCTCATGAAGCAGCTCATGAACAGCTACGGCAAGACGTGGCACACCTGGCACACGGGCCGCCACGACGGGCAGCCCGGGGACGAGCTGCCGAAGGGTGAGGCGATGCTGATGTGGTCGTTCAACCGCGACGGTGAGGCCGACGAGTCGCTCAAGCTGCACCGGGACGAGGCGATGCGGCTGGACACGGCGGGCAAGCGCGACCACCGGCACGACCTCGTGGAACTGGCGCGGCCCCAGGAGGGCGTGGACGCCATGCGGGACCAGTTCAGTGACACGCGCCCCGTGCCCGGGGTCGTCGAGGCCTGA